AATTTCCCCAAGAGGCACTATTTCTCTCGATGTTTGAGCGGGGCGAACTTGATGAAGCTCGTATGGAAGAACTAGGACGCGTTGTCGCACAATACCACGCGCAAACGGCTACAAATGATTATATTCGCAAGTTTGGTGAAGTTGAGCAAGTACGCCAATCAATTGATGAAAATTATGACCAGACTGTAAAGTATATTGGTGGTCCTCAAACGCGATCGCAGTTTGAGGAAACGAAAAAATATACAGACAACTTTTTTGCGCAGCGTCAGCAATTATTTAGCGATCGAATTGCGAATGACTGGATTCGTGAGTGTCACGGCGATCTGCACTTACGCAATATTTGTTTATGGCATGACAAGATTTTACTTTTTGACTGCATTGAGTTTAATGAGCCGTTTCGCTTTGTCGATGTCATGTTTGATATTGCCTATGCAGTCATGGAATTAGAAATGTTACAGCGTCCAAACTTAGGTAATGCGTATTTAAATACTTATATCGAACAAACAGGTGATTGGGAAGGCTTACAGGTATTGCCGTTATATCTCAGCCGTCAATCTTATGTCCGTGCTAAGGTTAATTCTTTCTTACTTGACGATCCTGGCGTACCAGAAACAGTCAAACAGGAAGCTGCAAAAACCGCTGCGGCTTACTACAAATTAGCGTGGGAATATACAAAACCACGTCAAGGTAAACTGATTTTGATGTCAGGGTTATCTGGTTCGGGTAAAAGTACTGTCGCACGCCAGTTAGCGCGTAACACCAAAGCAGTTCACATTCGTTCGGATGCTGTGCGCAAGCA
This is a stretch of genomic DNA from Chroogloeocystis siderophila 5.2 s.c.1. It encodes these proteins:
- a CDS encoding AAA family ATPase, with the protein product MASHTLLPALIQQMMQPEFYPHPVKEPIELIQTHVSYVLLTGDYAYKLKKPVNFGFLNYSTLELRQHFCQEELRLNQRGAGEIYLEVLPITQEEQYHLGGVGKPVEYVLKMRQFPQEALFLSMFERGELDEARMEELGRVVAQYHAQTATNDYIRKFGEVEQVRQSIDENYDQTVKYIGGPQTRSQFEETKKYTDNFFAQRQQLFSDRIANDWIRECHGDLHLRNICLWHDKILLFDCIEFNEPFRFVDVMFDIAYAVMELEMLQRPNLGNAYLNTYIEQTGDWEGLQVLPLYLSRQSYVRAKVNSFLLDDPGVPETVKQEAAKTAAAYYKLAWEYTKPRQGKLILMSGLSGSGKSTVARQLARNTKAVHIRSDAVRKHLAGIPLLERGGDEVYTTEMTQKTYARLLDLGLMLATQGYTVILDAKYDRISLRHEAIASAQAQQLPLQIIHCTAPIEVLRDRLSSRTGDIADATIDLLETQQAAFEPFTTEEHLVKEVNTTQEIESQLMLE